TACTTAATAGACAAGTTGGTTCTAGTTCTAATCAAAGAGTAAACGTTGCATGTTGTACTATGTGTGGAGGAGACCATGATGACTTTATTTGTTCAAGTGTTGAACAGGTACAATATCTCAACAATTATAGCCAGCAACCCCAAAACAATCCATACTCCAATACCTACAATTCAGGGTGGcaaaatcatccaaagtttggatggaAGGACTAAGGGAACCAATCACAGCCAACAAATCCACCTaatttttaaccaaaacaacCACCTATGTAGTCTAAACTAGTTTCGGAGTTGGCAATTGAGAAACTAGCAAATGCATCAAAtaacaaatttgaaaaattaactAGCACCACTACTCAACGGTTTGAAAGAATTGAAGGTAGGATGGACCAATTCACCAATATGTATAGGAATGTTGAGATTCAAATAGGCCAAATAGCCAATGTTGTAAAAAATAGGAACCAAGGGGAGTCATCAAGCAAAATCGTGATAAGCCCAGAAGAACATTTAAGGCTATAACCCTCCGTAGTGGTAAGTGATTGAGTGAGCTGTCGGTTGATGAgataatgaaagaaaaaaaatgagagtaAAGAAGAAGAGCGGGGGAGTGAGCTAGTAGAAGACAGTGagcaaaacaaaggaaaagacaaagtggaattaagtgaaccatcaaCCTTCGAAATGATCCCTATTCCTTCACCGGTTCCATTTCCACATAGATtgaaatcatcaaaagttaACAAAGAATTTGAAAAATTCGTCAACATTTTTAAACAATTACATATTAACATTACATTTGTTGATACTATTTTGTAATTCCCTCTTATGCAaagtttctcaagaaaataatgaccaaaaagagaaaattagaaGATTACGAGACTATTGTGTTAATCGAGAAATGTAGTGCTATCATACAAAATAAATTGCCACCAAAATTGAAGGATCTTGGGAGTTTCATGGTTCCTTGCACTATTGGTAATGTAGAGCTCTCTAAGGTATTATGTGATTTTGCTGCTAGTGCTCATTGATTCCTTTAACTGTGACTAGGCAATTGGGATTGAATGAATTAAAACGTACTAATATCTCTTTTCAATTGGCCGATAAGTCTATTAGATATCTATTGGATATTCTTGAAAATGTGCTaattaatatataaaaatttattattccCTTTGATTTTGTTGTTCTAGATATCGAGAAGGATGTTAATATACCTGTTATTCTTGGTAGGCTATTTTTTGCCACCGCAGGTTCTATAATTAATGTTAAACGTGGCAAATTCAAGTTTCAAATTGATGAAGAAGAGGTGGAGTTCGATttgacaaaaatgaaaaaatatcacTCTTTCACCAACCATGTTTATTCCACTGGCATATGTGATGAATTGACAAAAGAGATGAgtcaaattaaatttgactATGATTCTCTTGAACATTGTTTAAATGATGTAGGATTATATGAGGGGGAAGTAGAAGAAATGACCAATTACTTGCATGCACAAATCCCTTACAAAAGAGGCAACTCATATGAAAGTTTAGGGATAAGCAAAGGACTTTCGCCACCATTTAATGAGCAAGCTCCATAGTTTGAGGTCAAGTCACTTTCCAACCATCTTAAATATGCATTTCTTGGGGAGAAAGGAACTTTGCCCGTGATTGTCAATGTGACTCTTGATGAGGAGCAATTTGATAAACTCCAAAGAGTTTTGAGGAATCATTTGAAAGATTTAGGATGGACCATTTCCGACATCAAAGGAATTAGTCCAACCATTTACAAGAATTGCTAAATTCAGCTCTAAGTGATGAAAAAAGTTTTTCTTCCAGGGACTCTAAACTCCGCACTTccaaataactagggtttctgTTTTGGCTTGTCGGCATGGTGGCCTCCACGCCGCCTGGACACCAGATTGTGAATCCCTCTGCTGGCAATCCCACTCAAGCGCCCATAAGCTTTGCGGCGGCTGTGGCCTGTTCTGCCCTGCCAAATGCGGGCTCGGAGGTTGGAGTGGTCTCTTCCTTTCGAGGAGAGCTAACACTGCGGATGACTCGAGGGGACATGCTGCGCTTGAAGGAACCCTTTCGCCATGCGCTGGTAGGGAGATTCGGAGTACGCCGACCCTCCATGGATCTCATACGTAAGTTTTTTGTATCCCTGGGCTTGAAAGGCTCCTACTCTGTGGGTCTGTTGGACCCAAATCATGTTCTTATCCGTCCTACCCTCCAAGAGGATTACGCGAGACTGTTCCTGCGTCGGCTCTGGTATATCAATGGTTCGCCCATGACAGTCTGAAAGTGGTCGCTAGACTTCAGAGCAAACCAGGAGATTGTTGTGGCCCCTGTCTGGGTCACTTTCCCAGAGCTTCCCATCCCATTCTTCCACAAGACGCAACTCTCCAAACTTGCATCAACGCTGGGAAGGCTGCTGCGAATTGATGCGGCAACGGCTGATCTATGGCGCCCGTCAGTGGCCAGGGTTCTGGTCGAACTAGACGTCTCCAGGCCGCCACCTAAGAACATATGGATCGGAGATGAGAATTTTGGCTTTTGGCAACTGGTAGAGTTTGAGGGGTGGCCGGCCTTCTGCACTTTCTGCAATAGATTTGGACATGAGGAGGTAGAGTGCAACATAAAAAACCCATCCCTGCGTCCCCCTAAGCCTTCGTCCGCTGCGGCCCAGCCGGTGCCCGCCCAGTCCGACCGTCAAGTGTTTGTCCCCAAACTGGCCAATGCTACTGACTGTCGCCATGGCGATGGTCAAATATCACACGAAAGTGGCATTTCTCAGAATGTTGCAATTGGAGAGGCCACGGCCGCACCTCCATTGCCTCTGCGGGACACGGTGCTTTCTCACGGGCAGAACCAGACTCCAGGGTTTGCAACTCAATCGCAGACGGAAACCCAAGTGAATGAGGCGATGCATGACAACATGGCAGTTGTGGCGCTTAACTCCCTGCCCAGGACCGCCGGCAGGATCCTTCTCACGAGGTGGAGGAGCATCGAGTATCCGAAGCCCAGCATTGCCCATAGGCATACCTGACTCCAATGTCAGTGCCCCTTCAAGAGTTGGTAACAGAGCAGGAGGGAGAAGGGAGCGGCATGGGCAATCGCTTTGAAGTCCTCAGTACGCTAGGGGAAAGCTGTGGGGTGGCTGGGACGTTAGAGCCTGTCTGTGCCTCCCCATCCCCAACGTCTTCCTATCCGCAGGGAGAAGCATGGGGACGTCGGATGTCGTCCGGGAGTCTAGGAGAGACACACGTGACATTAGAGGAGTTACAACTTTTTCACCAGGAGATAGTCACCCAGGCGGGGCTTCCTTCTAGTTCTGGAGAGGAGGCCAAACAGGACACAAAGGACAACCAAGGTGCGGACCTTAAGAGGAAGATAGGCAGACCTAAGGGCAAACGCACGCAAGTGTTAGCTTCGTCTCAAGCTAAGTATCCCCTCCGTTCCCATGATAAATCCAATTAATTTCATTGTTTGGAATATACAGGGCGCCTCGCACTCTGACTCAATTAAGCATTTACATAAACTCTGCATGAACCATAAGATTTCCTTGGTTTTTCTTCTGGAGCCTATGTCAGAGGTTAAGCAATAAGACACGGTCCGTAGAAGGCTTAAGCTGGACCACGGGACCTAGTTCTTAAACGGCAAGGTGTGGTGTTTACGGAGTTGGACTTTCAAGATCTCTTTTTCGGAGGGTGAGGATCAGGTTATGCATGGTAGACTCACGTTCCAGTTAGGCGAGACTATTTTTGTTTCGGCGGTCTATGCTAAGTGCACTAGAGTGGGGAGACGGCCCCTCTGGAGCTGCTTGGAGGATTTCAGTATGGGAAGGAGTGAGCCGTGGATTATAGCTGGGGACTTCAATGTGATAGCGTCCTCGGAAGAGCGGAGAGGGGGGCGTCCAGCTAATGGCACTAACATGGACGAGTTCAATTCATCTATGTTTTTGTGCGGGCTCTCCCCGGTTGACTATGATGGGTGTCCCTTTACCTGGACGAATGGCACGGTTTGGCAGCTTTTGGACAGGGCTCTCATTAATGCCCGGTGGGCGGCGGCATATCCAGTCACAAGAGTCTCTCACTTTTCTCGTGATCAGTCCGATCATGCGCCACTCTTGATCAAAGCGGGGTTGGAGACGTCAGTTCGGACTTCTTTCAGGTATCTAAACATGTGGCATCGACACCCGACCTTCTGGGAAACGGTATCAACAGTCTGGCAAGGGTCGGGTTCAGGAGTCGGGATGCACCTTTTCTACTCCAAGTTGTCGTCCCTTCGAACTCAGCTGAGAAAGTGGAACAAGAAGGAGTTCGGGAATATATTTGCTCGAGTTCAGTCAATAGAGGATACATACAAACAACAGGAGGCGGAATTCGACTCAAGAGGAGACGTTTCCTCGAAGACCCGTTTACATGAGGCAAGGGCCATGTATCTAAGAGAATTGTTAGTGGAATGCGAGTTCTGGCATCAAAAGGCAGCACTTCGGTGGATCAAGGAGGGGGATGCAAACTCCTCCTTCTTCCACTCAGTGGTCAAACTCCAACTATGTCGCGCGGGTTAAAGATGAAGCTCTGGGCTGGATTCAGGACGTGGACGACATTCAAGATTCAGCAGTACGatttttctcagcattattccAATCCAGTGGGTTTGTCCCTCCTCCCACTCTGCCCCTAGAATTGCCTAGAGTTGCGACGGAAGAGGACGAGGGGTTGCGGCATTTACCGGATCTGGAGGAGATCCGAGCAGTGGTTTTCTCTATAGATGCAAGTAGCGCTCCGGGGCCAAACGGGTTTGGGGCGGGCTTTCTGTCAACAGTGCTGGGAGATTATCAAAGAAGATCTACTTGGGGTAGTGCAGGATTTTTTTAAGGGAATGCAGCAGCCCAGGGGCTTCTCCAGTGCGTTATTGGTACTGATCCCAAAGACGGAGAGGGCATGCCAGTGGAAGGACTTCAGGCCAATTAGCCTTTGTAACACGAGTTCCAAGATCATATCGAAGATACTGGCAAATCGACTGGGGGGTCTACTACCCAAACTCATTTCGCCGTGGCAAACGGGGTTTGTTCCAGGAAGGGGCATTATGGATAATATCTTGCTAGCTCAAGAGCTAGTGATGGAGTTGGATAGGAAACTGGCCCACCCAAATTTGGTGCTCAAACTCGATATGGAGAAAGTGTATGACAGAGTGGAATGGCCTTTCCTTCTTTTTATGCTTAGGAGTTTTGGATTTTCAGAGGTCACTGTAGATCTTCTCTTCAGGACTCTATCCAACTCATGGTTTTCGATTTTGGTCAATGGCCAACCCACTGGCTTTTTCAAGTCTAGTAGAGGGGTGCGTTAGGGGGATCATTTGTCGCCcgcgctcttttttttttgtagcagAGTTCCTAGGGCGGGGTCTCCAACAGCTTGGACTTAACCATAAGGACAGATGTTTTGTGTCGGCTGGTGCCACGGTGCTCTACCTGGCTTTTGCTGATGACACAATCATCTTCACTCGGTGCTCGGAGCCGTCCCTGATAGTACTGCATGAGTTTCTCCTTCTATATCAAAAACATTCCGGGCAGAAGGTAAATGCGGGGAAGAGCACTCTTCTAATGGTGGAAGaaaaacacacgttagtgagataaactcgatgctaaagGTGATAGAAAAacacattagtgagataaatTCGATACTAacggtgaaagaaaaaaaatacgttagtgagataaactcgatactaacggtgaaagaaaaacacacgttagtgagataaactcgatgccaACGGAGATAGaaaaacacgttagtgagataaactcgatgctaacggtgaaagaaaaaaaatattttagtgagataaactcgatactaacggtgatagaaaaacacgttagtgagataaacttgatgctaacggtgaatgaaaaaaatacgttagtgagataaactcgatactaacggtgaaagaaaaacagacattagtgagataaactcgatttTAACGGTGAAAAAAAACatacgttagtgagataaagtCGATGCTAATGGTGATAGAaaaaacacgttagtgagataaattcAATACTAACGGTGAAAGaaaaacacacgttagtgagataaattcGATGCAAACGGTGGAAGAAaaaaacacgttagtgagataaactcgatgctaacggtaaaagaaaaacacgttagtgagataaattcGATACTAGCGATGGAAGAAAaacacgcgttagtgagataaattcgatgctaacggtgatagaaaaatacattagtgagataaactcgatactaacgatgaaagtaatacatacattagtgagataaatttgatgctaacggtgatagaaaaacacattagtgagataaatTCGATGGAAACGGTGATAGaaaaacacgttagtgagataaaatcaatgctaacggtggaagaaaaacacacgttagtgagataaatttgatgctaacggtggaagaaaaacacacgttagtgagataaactcgatgctaatggTGATAGaaaaacacgttagtgagataaattcGATACTAACGGTGAAAGaaaaacacacgttagtgagataaattcGATACTAACGGAGATAGAAaaaaacacgttagtgagataaattcGATGCTAACAGTGAAAGaaaaacacacgttagtgagataaattAAATACTAATGGTGATAGAAAAACACGTTATTGCATGAAAAAGTTCTTGAATACTTACCTGAAaattcttttcaaaaattgctccAATTTGAATCAATTTTTGTACAACCATTCATTTGCTTTGCATTGTGGCATTGTTGCTCCTCCTTAAGACCTTGATTCGCACTTACTCTTCTATTTGAACCTTGAATGTTTAATTGTTGTGTGGCATTCCATGACTTTattacaaaaataattttttccagttttgctatgtgaaataatcaaaataatgtCACCACCGTTCGATCCGTCTGGCTTTTGAGAAACATGTAAATATGagtattttgatatttttttctCGATGCTGCAAAACCCGACCTTGCACCGCAAATTGCATCTTGGTTGTCTTAGCTTCCAATGCTAAGTTAATATGAAAACTTATACATATGCACCTTTCGATAAATAGAGAAAATTGTCATTTGATAAAATCCAATGAGACAAATGAAACTATGCAACACCCAAAgaatttttatacaaaaatgtCAAAAACCAAAGTAATGCAAAAAATAACCATCGACTTGCATTGAAAAAAAAGATAACTTTAGAGAAATGAATCACAAATCCATCAATCCATGTTGATGACCAAAATATTTTGGCCTCTAACAACGTGCCCcttttgaccctttggatatcgtcCGTCCGAAATTCAATGCCAGCAGAAAAATCACAATGTGAAAAGGAATCCCAATGAACTGAGTCACCTTTACTTTCTTTGTGCAACCCTACCTTTGCGTCATTTCAGGTTTTCACCAAGATTACCCTCCATCCTTTTGtttgttcctttttctttctcttttttccctatttttcttcttgattttctttttttctttctccttttcttttttaaaggCGTCCTTGCGGGTTTTCACATGatgagcagtgtcaacctcataCCTAATCAATTCATAAATACCTCTAAAAAATTTCCTGGTATCAGTAGATGAACATCATTTTgccaattaattaaaaaaattttgacagagatattacaaagaacagaagtcacgacttttggcttttgtaatggggtcaggtggagtgcttagaaaagttaagacttgaaagtggatttcaaaagtggtttaaatgatctgagatcgcattgttgcatcaaccctattttagggttaaaccaAAACTTGTCCCAACTTATTCTCAACTGAggttctttttttaatttttctttttttcttctctcattCCATtcaccttttgaaattttttcaaaatttgccccaatttattttttaactgaggcttttttcctttaattttctttccttttgttcctttatcacttttcacctcttgaggtttttctttcctcctttttcaattcaaacttgccccagtgtggggttgcgattctcaggggttgccaaatgaaataatttattctgtaGTTCAAatgggataactagggatagaatgtttaatTTGAAAGAAAGAAGGCCTGACTTTCATTCCGTTCCTTACgttaactctgaaaggaaactttcattaatgtgAAATTTcctgcatgtatctgaattaattgacagAGGAAGACCcctgttcatccatatctgtgaaacataagtgatccgaACGGACAatactcttcctttttcttttctttttttttgacaacaaaTCCTTTCCAATCTTGCACCGACAACAGTTGCCTCAACATTTTGTCTCTTTTTCCGAGTAGTCACACTATCTCTTTTTCGAGTAGTCACGATTTTACCCTTTTATTGTAAGCACAGGTTGCTACTTTGACTACATTTGGTTGCTTCTCATCAAATAAAGATTATTGTTCTTGACACTGCTTTCCATCTGCCtcctttttctactttttatttaagtGACCACTAATTTTATTTACTACATCTTGATCCCCATTCGGTCTGAGTTCCTCCTTCGAATCTCTTTGAAGTATGTTCGGATACCTCCTCGCTATTCTTACATTCATGCAGTATCGAGATTACAGCCATCAAATTCCGGAATGGTAATATCCAAAGGGTCATGGGGTTTTATTTTGGGCCATTTGAAAAGAATGTGTAAGTCACAGTACCTATaaaactgtacattttattgcatttcaaaaaaaaaaccaaacttAATATCATGTTACTTGCTAAACGAAACGTGTTTTCAAAAGCCACTTGAttgaaaactatttacaaaaagCATAGTTAAACAAAAGACACACGTATGAATGATTTTTCATTGGCTTTAACCAAAACAATTCCCCAAATTTATCGAAACTTCCCTTTAAGAGGGAGGAACTCACTAATTCAGCCCCTTCcaagattttcaaatttcttcattggGGGTAAATCCCGTGATGGTGTAATGAGGTACTCGAGAGTCAGTTGGCATATTCGATGGGTAATTTTGAGGCATTTGAATGCCGGCTGAGTTAACTTGGATGTTATAGGGGTAAGTATATGGAAAACTGGAAGTGGagtaggtgaaagtttcttcgggtaaAGGATGGTGCAAAGGTAACTTGGGTATGGGATAGAGGAGGTGGTTGGTGTTCTATTTCAAGTTGGCCAATAGGCAAGAGATCATGCTGGACACCGCCACTACTAGCAACCAATTGGTCAATCATGCGCCTTTAGGCCGTCATCTCCACGCTCAATTCATTGAATTTGTGTAACATCTCGTTCAATTGAGCTCCCAAATTTGCAGCATTTGTTGGAGGTGCCGTGGTGGATCTATCAGATGGTTCCGGATGTGCGCTCATATTTACACGATTTCTCGAAACTCGACTGCGAGATCGTGTGACGATAGGACTTCTTGTAGttatatttgaaaaacaccTGACATTTTAGAAAACCCTATTTAGCATCATTTGTTAATCGGCTATTGGCAAagtaagaaaagaaagaaaaagaaaaagacactAATTAGTATATATTGAGGTAATTCAAATGCATGCCCTATTGGGGGACCCTTTTTACGCCAATGGTTGGTTTagtatgaaaatgcaatccttcagggtaggcactatacaatacctgatagatccgatcaacttattgcCATTCGATTGGAgggtaatttgaaaattttggccaattgaaTGACAGGAGATTTCTAGCCTGATAGAACAAGAgtaaagtccgaatggattgattgctTTGATTGATACAAGAATTTGTAAAAACACAACGATTTGGCCTTGAAGAACTTTCTATCGGAGAGATTGAAATttgttgacaaattttctcagtgaagcatggATCGaaaccccaactgatcaaatggttggatgcaatggatggttttctcaaaatcgactaggtttcccaatttgaaatttgacattgaaaccctaattggtcaaatgagttgaatgaaattgataatttgcTAAAAATAGACTAGCTCATCTAATcgataaaaaccctaatttgacaCTTTTGTTGCCAACGCATTAGTCTATAAGCCTTCTACAATCAAGATTTTGGCTTTGATTCATTTATTGTCTCAGTAATGAGGAGTCATTCATGAATTTATTCAATTTAAGGTCCTTTATGCAAagaattttaccaatttgataaaatagGCCAAAAAAATGagtattagatgctcatattctaatgtacaaaagatcgctctatgaaaacgatcggatcctaccttacctcgtgcactacTCCTCTGGAtgttacaaaaatgtaaacatgcaaatctccttggattaagtatccgagacaaaAGGGTAGCTTATTCCTAACATAGGATTCCGtatgtggcattccctctaaagtttatgcatgatgccaactTATCAAAGCCATTAAATATGCaatttaaaatgaaaacatGATCTAAGGGACCATTCATATGTCAGGGTGGGTCTAAAATGACATGCAATTATTAACCTACGAATGCAATACATCGAAATCTAAACATGTCATAGCCTATCtaagagggtaggttctaaaagagtaTCACGTCagaactcttattttctagggtaaaaaacaaaaaacattccctgtggtaaacctaatacacagaaaaatctcctatggtttcaaaatatacaatacaatatttcatgctttgaactaaattgtaaaggtgacggaatccgctaaacttaacggaaatggcttattggaatctaaaaaaaaaatttatacctaatttttatcaaatatacctattccATCCCTTaactctcaattctctctatttagagaataaaacaaatgatttttttgagttgtcttttgcttaattatatcagggcattttggtcatttcgtctagttccgttaagtttaacggatttcgtcacctttacaatttagttcaaaacatgaggagtcgtgttgtatattttaaaattatggggggcttttctgtgtattagttTTGCCAcagggatttttttttattttttaccctttCTAATATTTGTGAATGCAACAGAcgagaaaacaaggaaatgttagttcaacacataacacataatacATTAAGCAATTAGATGATACAGAAggcaaaaagaaagagaaacaagGAAAGAGGGGTGGAATCCCTCCCTTCATGCATAGTGTTCCTAATTAGGTACGGTCAATTCTATCCTAGGCGATTTCTAATATGAATGCATGAGGttgggttcactaatgcatctagactcgataaaacTTCAGGTCCCCAAATCTTCAGACCAAAGGTGAAGGATCATCAATTCTAAGGCCTAAGAGTCGGTGGTTCGAGTGATCTCTCGAACATTGCTATGCGCACGTCgtgccacggccacatgtccaagtggatcgatcctaatcctaacgggtggagtggtgtgacaaccactaaaagtaa
The genomic region above belongs to Coffea eugenioides isolate CCC68of unplaced genomic scaffold, Ceug_1.0 ScVebR1_3593;HRSCAF=4947, whole genome shotgun sequence and contains:
- the LOC113758060 gene encoding uncharacterized protein LOC113758060 encodes the protein MGRSEPWIIAGDFNVIASSEERRGGRPANGTNMDEFNSSMFLCGLSPVDYDGCPFTWTNGTVWQLLDRALINARWAAAYPVTRVSHFSRDQSDHAPLLIKAGLETSVRTSFRYLNMWHRHPTFWETVSTVWQGSGSGVGMHLFYSKLSSLRTQLRKWNKKEFGNIFARVQSIEDTYKQQEAEFDSRGDVSSKTRLHEARAMQHFGGSRRGMQTPPSSTQWSNSNYVARVKDEALGWIQDVDDIQDSAVRFFSALFQSSGFVPPPTLPLELPRVATEEDEGLRHLPDLEEIRAVVFSIDASSAPGPNGFGAGFLSTVLGDYQRRSTWGSAGFF